A single window of Mugil cephalus isolate CIBA_MC_2020 chromosome 1, CIBA_Mcephalus_1.1, whole genome shotgun sequence DNA harbors:
- the LOC125009067 gene encoding 7SK snRNA methylphosphate capping enzyme-like has protein sequence MSLDKDAVLPHGCPVQLSQSEQPPLAKTRPLKRPLPTQPIAKRRYSMGVSLKGPAKRRRRANSDSQSEPVLPSHFLLGGNIFDPLNLNSLLDEDVNRATNQETPKCSPLPSRGGDPVEILVPRDITDPLNLKGGGAEGGGGVLLSPLKSRKRHRPRHHGGGGGGGGEKEVIPARLFPPATQLTGAAPLLATEGSVPASPLPCELNTAITCRDDLAPPPILPRRHTHPLPGPAHRPGSQGDNRHRRRRRTTSTKSTDVTVTTTTTAMPTKFQTPLVGGAKAGRCGGPQTSRAWPPQKKKKDKHRYQYGNHSRYYGYHGFYGDRWEGRVGVEEDARLRLLEADWFRDKTVLDVGCGPGHMTLALARRFNPTHILGVELDQRLVHAANQNIRHFLSHDLVVEERKGRGGTIAPSPPQHEQGEEGGGKEEVTEVMEQVMEDLLSFPLSFRVSRGPLSAPPLLLTSSSSSCRFPNNVTFIQGDYVSEEAWPGRGQYDVVMCLGVTKWVQLQSGDGGVARLFRRAYESLSPGGLLILEPQLWSSYSRSKRASEDTYRHFRTLRLRPELFTSFLTDSVGFTSYRLLRHSGNQRPIYLFHKGPAHRK, from the exons ATGTCCCTAGATAAAGACGCTGTCCTCCCTCATGGCTGTCCCGTCcagctcagccaatcagagcagccCCCGCTGGCCAAGACACGCCCCCTCAAACGCCCCCTCCCCACCCAGCCAATCGCAAAGAGGCGCTATTCCATGGGCGTCAGCCTTAAGGGGCCGGCCAAGCGGCGTCGCCGCGCCAACAgcgacagccaatcagagcctgTCCTGCCGAGCCACTTCCTGCTGGGGGGGAACATCTTCGACCCTCTGAACCTGAACTCTCTGTTGGACGAGGACGTGAACAG GGCCACCAATCAGGAGACACCAAAGTGCTCGCCCCTGCCGTCGCGGGGCGGAGACCCTGTAGAGATCCTGGTTCCCCGTGACATCACTGACCCGCTTAACCTGAAAGGGGGCGGAGCTGAGGGAGGAGGCGGAGTCCTGCTGTCCCCCCTGAAGTCCAGGAAGAGACACCGGCCCAGACaccatggaggaggaggaggaggaggaggagagaaggaggtgataCCAGCTCGACTGTTTCCTCCTGCGACTCAACTGACAG GTGCAGCTCCTCTGTTGGCCACAGAGGGCAGCGTTCCTGCGTCTCCGCTCCCCTGTGAACTCAACACGGCCATCACCTGTCGAGATGacctggccccgccccctatccTCCCGAGAAGGCACACCCACCCTCTGCCAGGCCCCGCCCACAGGCCTGGCAGCCAAGGCGACAATCGCCATCGGAGACGGCGGCGAACGACCTCGACCAAGTCAACGGATGTTACAGTCACCACGACAACCACAGCCATGCCAACCAAATTCCAGACGCCGCTGGTGGGCGGGGCTAAAGCTGGCAG gtgtggAGGACCTCAGACCAGCCGTGCTTggccaccacagaagaagaagaaggacaagcACCGCTACCAATATGGCAACCACAGCCGTTACTACGGCTACCACGGTTTCTATGGCGATCGGTGGGAGGGGCGGGTCGGGGTGGAGGAGGACGCACGGCTCCGCCTCCTGGAAGCTGATTGGTTCAGAGACAAGACTGTGCTTGATGTGGGCTGTGGCCCTGGTCACATGACACTGGCTCTGGCCCGCAGGTTTAACCCCACCCACATCCTGGGGGTGGAGCTAGACCAGCGACTTGTCcacgcagccaatcagaacatCAGACACTTCCTGTCACATGacctggtggtggaggagagaaaggggaggggCGGGACAATAGCCCCGTCTCCTCCCCAGCACGaacagggggaggaggggggaggaaaggaggaggtgaCGGAGGTGATGGAGCAGGTGATGGAGGACTTGCTCTCCTTCCCCCTCTCCTTCAGGGTGAGTCGAggtcctctctctgctcctcccctcctcctcacctcctcctcatcctcctgcagGTTCCCCAACAACGTTACCTTCATCCAG GGTGATTACGTGTCAGAGGAGGCGTGGCCTGGGCGGGGTCAGTACGATGTTGTCATGTGTCTGGGCGTGACCAAATGGGTTCAGCTGCAGTCAGGTGACGGGGGCGTGGCCAGGCTGTTCAGGCGAGCCTATGAGAGCCTGTCGCCGGGCGGATTATTGATCCTGGAGCCTCAGCTGTGGAGCAGCTACAGCCGCAGCAAGAGGGCCTCG gaggacacGTACCGTCACTTCAGGACTTTGAGGCTCAGACCTGAactcttcacctccttcctgaCAGACAGCGTGGGCTTCACCTCCTACAGACTCCTCAGACACTCAG gTAACCAGAGGCCCATCTACCTGTTCCACAAAGGCCCCGCCCACAGGAAGTGA
- the LOC125010081 gene encoding serine/arginine repetitive matrix protein 2-like, whose product MWTFLVILVLLDHHQAAPLPGQRGVAMAILQRLLDQTSLSSTPAVPQQPSSSSSSSSSSSSSSSSESSQRSQGPQPLREPENMDLEHVESQESPSNSSSILTSLEERAGEQDEDSVERHRALLLMNHHHPSHEHRHSEPSPYTEVGGGSEEVGGVDREGDGAKEDRLSRLSDDSRDGTDWLSFDLLGHGYHGNEAGLELQL is encoded by the exons ATGTGGACGTTCCTGGTGATCCTGGTTCTGCTGGATCACCACCAGGCTGCCCCA TTACCAGGACAACGTGGCGTCGCCATGGCGATCCTTCAGCGTCTTCTGGACCAAACATCC CTCTCCTCCACCCCTGCTGTCCCTCagcagccctcctcctcctcctcctcctcctcctcctcctcctcctcctcatcgtcagAGTCCAgtcagaggtcacag GGTCCTCAGCCACTGAGAGAACCGGAGAACATg GATCTGGAGCACGTGGAGTCACAGGAG tctcCTAGCAACAGCAGCTCTATCCTGACCTCGCTGGAAGAGAGAGCGGGCGAGCAGGATGAGGACAGCGTGGAGAGACACAgg GCTCTGCTGCTGAtgaaccaccaccacccgaGTCATGAACATCGCCACAGTGAGCCGAGCCCGTACACAGAAGTGGGCGGGGGCAGTGAGGAAGTGGGCGGAGTCGACAGAGAAGGAGACGGGGCCAAAGAAGACAGACTTTCTCGACTGTCAGATGACAGCAGGGATGGAACAGACTGGCTGTCCTTTGACCTACTGGGACACGGTTACCACGGAAACGAGGCCgggctggagctgcagctgtag